A region of Symbiobacterium terraclitae DNA encodes the following proteins:
- the acpP gene encoding acyl carrier protein translates to MSADPIFEKVKAIIVEQLSVEEEEVTPEASFIEDLGADSLDIVELIMALEEEFEIEVPDEDAEKLTTVGAAVAYIKEHK, encoded by the coding sequence ATGTCTGCGGATCCGATCTTCGAAAAGGTGAAGGCGATTATCGTCGAACAGCTGTCGGTCGAGGAGGAGGAGGTGACGCCCGAGGCCTCGTTCATCGAGGATCTCGGCGCCGACTCCCTGGATATCGTGGAGCTGATCATGGCCCTGGAAGAGGAGTTCGAGATCGAGGTGCCCGACGAGGACGCCGAGAAGCTCACCACCGTCGGTGCAGCGGTGGCCTACATCAAAGAGCACAAGTAG
- the rnc gene encoding ribonuclease III, which produces MAVSVLDPERRAWCAQAVGHEFKDESLLLEALTHTTYANEHPKARANERLEFLGDSVVGMVIAAHLYAQFPDLPEGELTRIRAAVVCEPSLASRARALGLGQRMRFGRGEAVTGRDRDSTLSDGFEALVGALYLDGGLEAAQRFVLRELGPLVEAARQGQVRVDYKTQLQERLQREGAMAPEYRLLLEEGPAHLKRFQVGVYYQGTLLGTGWGRNKKEAEQEAARQALTGEHRPG; this is translated from the coding sequence ATGGCCGTGTCCGTACTGGACCCGGAACGGCGCGCCTGGTGCGCCCAGGCCGTGGGCCACGAGTTCAAGGACGAATCGCTGCTCTTGGAGGCCCTTACGCATACCACCTACGCCAACGAGCACCCGAAGGCCCGGGCGAACGAACGCCTGGAGTTCCTGGGCGACAGCGTGGTGGGTATGGTGATCGCCGCACACCTGTACGCGCAGTTCCCCGACCTGCCGGAGGGCGAGCTGACGCGGATCCGGGCGGCCGTCGTCTGCGAGCCGTCGCTGGCCTCCCGCGCCCGCGCCCTGGGGCTCGGGCAGCGCATGCGCTTCGGCCGGGGCGAGGCGGTGACCGGCCGGGACCGCGACTCCACGCTCTCGGACGGCTTCGAGGCGCTGGTGGGCGCGCTCTACCTGGACGGCGGCCTGGAGGCGGCGCAGCGCTTCGTGCTGCGCGAGCTGGGGCCGCTGGTGGAGGCCGCCCGGCAGGGGCAGGTGCGGGTCGACTACAAGACGCAGCTCCAGGAGCGGCTGCAGCGCGAGGGCGCGATGGCCCCCGAGTACCGGCTGCTCCTCGAGGAAGGGCCGGCGCACCTCAAGCGGTTCCAGGTGGGCGTGTACTACCAGGGCACGCTGCTGGGCACGGGGTGGGGCCGCAACAAGAAGGAGGCGGAGCAGGAGGCCGCACGGCAGGCGCTGACGGGCGAGCACCGCCCGGGCTAG
- the ftsY gene encoding signal recognition particle-docking protein FtsY, protein MGFFDRLKAGLQKTKEALVGQVNTVMSVFRKIDDELFDELEEALIRGDVGVTTSSRLVEELRRQARVRGLKNGDELLPLLKELVAERLGSQVAPLNLNEGGLTVILVVGVNGVGKTTTIGKLARHLREDRGMKVILAAADTFRAAAIDQLKVWGERAGVEVVARAEGADPAAVAFDGVQVAKERGADVLIVDTAGRLHNKGHLMDELGKIARVLGREVPGAPHETLLVLDATTGQNAIQQTKLFKEVAGVTGIALTKLDGTAKGGVVVAITDTVQVPVKFIGVGERLDDLQPFDPKQFADALFSE, encoded by the coding sequence GTGGGATTCTTTGACCGGTTGAAGGCAGGTCTGCAGAAGACGAAAGAGGCGCTCGTCGGCCAGGTGAACACGGTGATGAGCGTCTTCCGCAAGATCGACGACGAGCTGTTCGACGAGCTGGAGGAGGCCCTCATCCGCGGCGACGTGGGCGTGACGACCTCCTCCCGGCTGGTGGAGGAGCTGCGCCGGCAGGCGCGCGTGCGGGGGCTGAAGAACGGCGACGAGCTGCTGCCGCTGCTGAAGGAGCTGGTGGCCGAGCGGCTGGGCTCTCAGGTCGCGCCGCTCAACCTGAACGAGGGCGGCCTCACCGTCATCCTGGTGGTGGGCGTGAACGGCGTGGGCAAGACGACGACCATCGGCAAGCTGGCCCGCCACCTGCGGGAGGACCGCGGGATGAAGGTCATCCTGGCTGCGGCGGACACCTTCCGCGCGGCGGCCATCGACCAGCTGAAGGTCTGGGGCGAGCGGGCCGGTGTGGAGGTGGTGGCCCGGGCCGAGGGCGCGGACCCGGCGGCCGTGGCCTTCGACGGCGTGCAGGTGGCGAAGGAGCGGGGGGCTGACGTGCTCATCGTGGACACTGCCGGCCGGCTGCACAACAAGGGCCACCTGATGGACGAGCTGGGCAAGATTGCCCGGGTGCTCGGCCGGGAGGTGCCGGGCGCACCGCACGAGACGCTGCTGGTGCTGGACGCCACCACCGGGCAGAACGCCATCCAGCAGACGAAGCTCTTCAAGGAGGTCGCCGGCGTCACCGGCATCGCCCTGACGAAGCTGGACGGCACGGCCAAAGGCGGCGTCGTGGTGGCGATCACGGACACGGTGCAGGTGCCGGTGAAGTTCATCGGCGTGGGCGAGCGGCTCGACGACCTGCAGCCGTTCGACCCGAAGCAGTTTGCGGATGCGCTGTTCAGTGAGTAG
- the smc gene encoding chromosome segregation protein SMC — protein MYLKRLEIFGFKSFAEKTELEFTPGITAVVGPNGSGKSNVSDAIRWVLGEQSARALRGGSMADVIFAGSDGKRAMGFAEVSLVLDNSDGALPLDFTEVMITRRVDRSGEGEYFINQVPCRLKDVQDLFLDTGIGKENYSIIGQGRIDEILSSKPEDRRALFEEAAGISRYKARKREAQRRLQETEQNLLRITDIIGELTANMDTLAQQAEKAGLYTELDRELTRLDVGLLAYQLKGVMARLEQQRAENAALAQKAADVAQRMQAAEEALEVARQLVAALDEELGVLSVQLAEAAGRQERAEGRLALAQQQQQAVEADRARLARELEALSGRLKQVEAELAGLAEREAAVRQDAAGLCEELEALEAACQEAERASLAAQAEVEARKDRIVAVLQLEAEKRNGAQAADRAAEEAARRLARLQAERERAESDAARTSERTAQLAEARGELERQRAAHQAELAELAAERNATDRRLQALQARHAELREQIQAASSRLGAIEELISGFEGYQRGPRTVLQGREKGAPWAADVLGAVAEVIRTEARYEKAIEVALGGAVQNLITATDEGAKAAIEHLKRTGGGRATFLPLNTIRPQSYRPDEEREFRGAPGILGVAIDLVRFEERFRPAIAALLGRTLIAENLDAALALGRKTGQRFRVVTLDGELLAAGGALTGGAAGGQGSGLLAREREREELTARLAALKGELQETRAAYEAEQARRTALGQRIQEAEGRLRALETRLTQTEGDEQRLADEARRWAQLLETHAQEGAAIEAEIRAARESAAALREELAFLGAEREALEAEVGRLTADGRQRDEALARRRQELTDVQVRLAGLQEQLRGVEAQRRRAESERTGLLADRDQREQEQAALAARLEELAADLEAARAEAEEAALSRARLAEERDSVQARKLAAQEQVNARERELRSLRRSQTELQNRCQQGEVEEARLTSEQEGLVARLAEQYELTPAAALERALPEEETEFARARIAALREQIRELGPVNLQAIDDYRNARERLAFLQAQEADLEEAKSSLYRAIKELDKRIKTHFYESFQEIRRAFQQVFGELFEGGKADLQLVDENDLLETGIEIIAQPPGKKAQPLSLLSGGERAMTAIALLFALLRVRPSPFVVLDEVEAALDEANVERFGRYLQNASRESQFICITHQRGTMEVADTLYGVTMEGTGVSRVVSVRLVDIETEAS, from the coding sequence TTGTACCTGAAGCGTTTGGAGATCTTTGGCTTCAAGTCCTTCGCGGAAAAGACCGAGCTGGAATTCACCCCTGGCATCACGGCCGTTGTCGGGCCCAACGGCTCCGGCAAGTCCAACGTGTCCGATGCGATCCGCTGGGTGCTGGGCGAGCAGTCCGCCCGGGCGCTGCGGGGCGGGTCGATGGCCGACGTCATCTTCGCCGGCAGCGACGGCAAGCGGGCCATGGGCTTCGCCGAGGTCTCGCTGGTGCTGGATAACAGCGACGGCGCCCTGCCCCTCGACTTCACCGAGGTCATGATCACCCGCCGGGTGGACCGCTCCGGCGAGGGCGAGTACTTCATCAACCAGGTCCCCTGCCGGCTGAAGGACGTGCAGGACCTCTTCTTGGATACCGGCATCGGCAAGGAGAACTACTCGATCATCGGGCAGGGGCGCATCGACGAGATCCTCTCCTCCAAGCCCGAAGACCGGCGCGCCCTGTTCGAGGAGGCCGCCGGCATCTCCCGCTACAAGGCGCGAAAGCGGGAGGCGCAGCGCCGCCTGCAGGAGACCGAGCAGAACCTGCTGCGCATCACGGACATCATCGGCGAGCTGACCGCCAACATGGACACGCTGGCTCAGCAGGCCGAGAAGGCCGGCCTCTACACCGAACTGGACCGGGAGCTGACCCGGCTGGACGTCGGGCTGCTCGCCTACCAGCTCAAGGGCGTGATGGCCAGGCTGGAGCAGCAGCGGGCCGAGAACGCCGCCCTCGCCCAGAAGGCGGCGGACGTCGCACAGCGGATGCAGGCCGCCGAGGAGGCCCTGGAGGTGGCGCGCCAGCTGGTCGCCGCGCTGGACGAGGAGCTGGGCGTGCTCTCCGTTCAGCTCGCCGAGGCCGCCGGCCGGCAGGAGCGGGCCGAGGGGCGCCTGGCTCTGGCCCAGCAGCAGCAGCAGGCCGTGGAGGCCGACCGGGCGCGCCTCGCCCGCGAGCTGGAGGCGCTGTCGGGGAGGCTCAAGCAGGTGGAGGCCGAGCTGGCGGGCCTGGCGGAGCGGGAGGCTGCGGTCCGGCAGGATGCCGCCGGCCTGTGCGAAGAGCTGGAGGCCCTGGAGGCCGCGTGCCAGGAGGCCGAGCGCGCCAGCCTCGCGGCGCAGGCTGAGGTGGAGGCGCGCAAGGACCGCATCGTCGCCGTCCTGCAGCTGGAGGCCGAGAAGCGCAACGGCGCCCAGGCTGCGGACCGGGCGGCCGAGGAGGCTGCCCGGCGGCTGGCGCGCCTTCAGGCCGAGCGGGAGCGGGCGGAGTCGGACGCCGCCCGGACCAGCGAGCGCACGGCGCAGCTGGCCGAGGCCAGGGGCGAACTGGAGCGGCAGCGGGCCGCACACCAGGCGGAGCTGGCCGAACTGGCGGCCGAGCGCAACGCCACGGACCGGCGCCTCCAGGCGCTGCAGGCCCGGCACGCGGAGCTCAGGGAGCAGATCCAGGCCGCCTCGTCGCGCCTCGGCGCAATCGAGGAACTGATCAGCGGGTTCGAAGGCTACCAACGGGGGCCCCGCACCGTCCTGCAGGGGCGGGAGAAGGGCGCCCCCTGGGCGGCCGACGTCCTGGGGGCCGTCGCCGAGGTCATCCGCACGGAGGCCCGGTACGAGAAGGCGATCGAGGTGGCCCTGGGCGGCGCGGTCCAGAACCTGATCACCGCCACCGACGAGGGCGCCAAGGCGGCCATCGAGCACCTGAAGCGCACCGGCGGGGGGCGGGCGACCTTCCTGCCGCTGAACACCATCCGGCCCCAGTCCTACCGGCCGGACGAGGAGCGGGAGTTCCGAGGGGCACCGGGCATCCTGGGCGTGGCCATCGACCTGGTCCGCTTCGAGGAGCGCTTCCGGCCCGCCATCGCCGCGCTGCTGGGCCGCACCCTGATCGCGGAGAACTTGGATGCCGCGCTGGCGCTGGGCCGCAAGACCGGCCAGCGCTTCCGGGTGGTCACGCTGGACGGCGAGCTGCTGGCCGCAGGCGGCGCCCTGACCGGCGGCGCTGCCGGCGGGCAGGGTTCGGGCCTGCTGGCCCGCGAGCGGGAGCGGGAGGAGCTGACGGCCAGGCTGGCGGCGCTCAAGGGCGAGCTGCAGGAGACCCGTGCGGCCTACGAGGCGGAGCAGGCGCGCCGGACGGCGCTGGGCCAGCGGATCCAGGAGGCCGAGGGCCGGCTGCGCGCTCTTGAGACACGGCTGACCCAGACCGAGGGAGACGAGCAGCGGCTGGCCGACGAGGCGCGCCGCTGGGCGCAGCTCCTGGAGACCCACGCCCAGGAAGGCGCGGCCATCGAGGCCGAGATCCGGGCGGCCCGGGAGTCCGCCGCCGCGCTGCGGGAGGAGCTGGCGTTCCTCGGCGCGGAGCGCGAGGCGCTGGAGGCCGAGGTCGGCCGCCTGACGGCGGACGGCCGGCAGCGGGACGAGGCGCTGGCCCGGCGGCGGCAGGAGCTCACGGACGTGCAGGTGCGCCTCGCCGGGCTGCAGGAGCAGCTGCGGGGCGTGGAGGCGCAGCGGCGCCGCGCCGAGTCGGAGCGGACGGGGCTGCTGGCCGACCGCGACCAGCGGGAGCAGGAGCAGGCGGCGCTCGCCGCCCGCCTGGAGGAGCTGGCCGCCGACCTGGAGGCAGCCCGCGCCGAGGCGGAGGAGGCGGCCCTGTCCCGGGCCCGCCTGGCCGAGGAGCGGGACAGCGTGCAGGCCCGCAAGCTGGCCGCCCAGGAGCAGGTGAATGCCCGGGAGCGGGAGCTGCGCAGCCTGCGCCGGAGCCAGACCGAGCTGCAGAACCGGTGCCAGCAGGGCGAGGTGGAGGAGGCCCGCCTGACGTCGGAGCAGGAGGGGCTGGTGGCCCGGCTGGCAGAGCAGTATGAGCTGACGCCGGCGGCGGCCCTGGAGCGGGCGCTGCCGGAGGAGGAGACGGAGTTTGCCCGGGCCCGCATCGCCGCGCTGCGGGAGCAGATCCGCGAGCTGGGGCCGGTGAACCTGCAGGCGATCGACGACTACCGGAACGCCCGGGAGCGGCTCGCCTTCCTCCAGGCGCAGGAGGCGGACCTGGAGGAGGCGAAGTCCTCGCTGTATCGGGCGATCAAGGAGCTGGACAAGCGGATCAAGACCCACTTCTACGAGTCGTTCCAGGAGATCCGCCGGGCCTTCCAGCAGGTCTTCGGCGAGCTGTTCGAGGGCGGCAAGGCCGACCTGCAGCTGGTGGACGAGAACGACCTGCTGGAGACGGGCATCGAGATCATCGCCCAGCCGCCGGGCAAGAAGGCGCAGCCCCTGAGCCTGCTCTCGGGCGGCGAGCGGGCGATGACGGCCATCGCCCTGCTCTTCGCCCTGCTCCGGGTGCGGCCGTCGCCCTTCGTGGTGCTGGACGAGGTGGAGGCGGCGCTGGACGAGGCCAACGTGGAGCGGTTCGGCCGCTACCTGCAGAACGCGTCCCGGGAAAGCCAGTTCATATGCATCACGCATCAACGGGGAACCATGGAGGTGGCAGACACGCTGTACGGGGTGACCATGGAGGGGACTGGCGTTTCCCGAGTGGTCTCCGTCCGGCTGGTGGACATCGAAACGGAGGCGAGCTAG
- a CDS encoding stage V sporulation protein S encodes MEALKVSATSNPKSVAGALAAVLREKGSAEVQAVGAGAVNQAVKAIAIARGYVAPNGIDLVAVPAFAEIAIEGEERTAIRFIVEPR; translated from the coding sequence ATGGAAGCACTAAAGGTGTCAGCAACGTCGAACCCGAAATCGGTAGCAGGTGCTCTTGCTGCAGTCCTGCGGGAGAAAGGCAGCGCTGAGGTTCAGGCTGTTGGAGCGGGAGCGGTCAACCAGGCGGTTAAGGCGATTGCGATCGCCCGGGGGTACGTGGCACCGAACGGCATCGACCTCGTGGCCGTACCGGCCTTTGCCGAGATCGCCATCGAAGGCGAGGAGCGCACAGCGATCCGATTCATCGTGGAACCACGGTAG